GGGACGAGCCGTCCGCGAAGACGTTGCAGTTTCTGGGCGGCGAGGCGGTCGAAGCGTACAGCCGCTGGCGCAAGGCCGGCAACAACCCGCCGCGCACCGATCCGTTTTACGTCCCGCCCGAGGTCGGCGAGATCGCCCACCGCCAGGCGACGACGGCGCTGGTGAACATGGTGCGACTCGCGCACTTTGTCGGCAAGTTGCAGGATCGCGTCATTCCGGTGTCCGGCTTTGTCGGTTCGCCTGCGCATTGCTGGTCGCATTGGTTTTTGTTCCCGCCGCTGCCGTCGTCGCTGGGCGGCCACCCGATTCCGGACGTCTACAAGGTCAGCTTGGAACTGCTGGTCGAGCGTTTCGCGCCGGTCTTCCAGGCTTGCCAGAAATACGGCACGACCTACGACCTGGAATGCCATCCCAGCGAGCGGGCGATGGGGGATATCACGAGCGCTGGCGAATACCTGAAGGCCGTCGACGCTGCCGGCTTCGCCAACGCGGCCGGGTTCAACTTCGATTGCTCGCACATGGAATGGCAGGGCGTGTCGGGCATTCATTTCATCCGCGAATACGGCGACCGTATCCATTGTGCCCAC
The sequence above is drawn from the Pirellulales bacterium genome and encodes:
- a CDS encoding TIM barrel protein, which codes for MGHQQTKQHRPGKHSYHQIGLVRGQFGNVPEEKWLDWIAATGFDGWEEASWELALDRCGDDAGAKKYAEERVAAAKKRGLEIFSIAGHLQGQALGDEPSAKTLQFLGGEAVEAYSRWRKAGNNPPRTDPFYVPPEVGEIAHRQATTALVNMVRLAHFVGKLQDRVIPVSGFVGSPAHCWSHWFLFPPLPSSLGGHPIPDVYKVSLELLVERFAPVFQACQKYGTTYDLECHPSERAMGDITSAGEYLKAVDAAGFANAAGFNFDCSHMEWQGVSGIHFIREYGDRIHCAHIKGVQVINGYTRNGRLGGHRPMGDKENGWNFVTAGTARDAATTEPLFVELNRAGFSGAVSIEWEDNDVEQHAGAKQALANVHRADQPPSFMKHDEQLKA